One Gadus chalcogrammus isolate NIFS_2021 chromosome 7, NIFS_Gcha_1.0, whole genome shotgun sequence genomic window, tgtgaCTTGGTAccttaatgtattttttattttttatatcaatTCACAATAAGGACTTATTTCATAACTTCAATagttaaatcttttttttttttactattatatCCATTGTACTGCTCTTTCTGCATTCCTATTTAAAGTTTTCCCTTTTATGCAATTTTTGTTATGCATGTTATTTTAGAGTGCAAAGTTGAAACCATAGTTTTAAACACTAATAGTGTtgtaataaatgtaataaatatgggatttttactgtttttatttaatttaaataaatgtatttaatttATACCTTTCCTTATTTTACATCaaacaaaatgttaaataatTTGATATAATATCATAGTGCATACATGTTGCAAAACTCTAACTGTTCTGTACCAGTTTTGTTAATTAGAAAATGTATAATTTTTtagaaaaaggaaattaaaaGTCCTACGAACATTCCCTCTGGCTTCCAGATGTGTAGTGTTGTGGATAAAAACCAACACAAAATACGAGAGGTCGAGAAGGAAAAGTTTTGAAAGAAAAATACTTTAGCACTTAATAGCACAGAAGTCATAACCTGAGTTTGTTTGCATGAACTCCTGATCTGGCATCAGGCTTCAGGTTATATCCCCACACGATGTGGCTTCCCCCCCCACAttcactgaccaatcacaacactaTGCATCGGGCCTAGAACTTTGAGACCTCCTTGTCCCCCACCCCAGTTCTCCATTAACTAAACATGCACTCATCTTCCTTTCCTGAGTTCTCAGTATATGTGCAAAGGTCTGTTTTACATCTTAAACTTTACAGTAATATCATATTAAGGTCAGTAAAATACTTGGTGATTAAAATcaactttatatatatactatatactttATGATCAACCTCATTAATTAAACTGATTGAAACATTTACATAATAAACCACATGTGCTTATGAGATGAACCATGtaaaaatcaaagaaaacaaatcccTATGCAACATGTATTTACATAAAGATATGACATACTATGTGTCGGCTtaactcaggaggtagagcagttgtcttgtaaccttCTGACCTTTAAGTCAGTGCAGAAGCAACGTGAGAGAGACTGTCATGAAGacgtccctctcttcctctcaggaTGACATGAGCGACAAATGTGTGACACGTGAATGTCCCTCCGGATGTAGGCCTTCATCTGGGCCAGATAAAGGCTCCTTTAACCATGTGGTAAAAATATGAATACAGTATTTAGTGTTTAACTTTGATTGTGACAATAAGGTGGCATATAAATGAatagagaaatagaaagaggtCATTGAATATGGAGAGATTACCTCTTCAGTGGTCTCCGGCCCCCAAAGGGCCAGCTCTGATCTAAACATGAGATAAGGAGCTCCTTTCAGAGGGCTAGCAGGAGCTGGACCTTGGAATGGGGCCCTTAGTTGAATGCTTTTAACTACACTAGTTTCAAACATGCAAGCACAATATTACTAATACTTCCTTTGAACCTCATCAATACTCTCCCATAGTGGAATTATCATTGACCCAGAACCATCTCAACTAGTTTGCATTGAAGGTGTACTGCTGGTGAAGCTCACAAGGTGATACCTTGGTCGAGATACCTTGGTCAGCTGGGCACACGGGGGTCTATTGTTTGACTCATACTTAACATACTGACCTGGACCGTTCTGAAAGGTTCATGTCAGATCATGTGTTGTAGGCAGTATTGAGCAGCAACTTGCAGCTCTGAACCGGACCTCTATGTCGCCGTGGGATTGGTGAAAAACCTGAGATGTCGCGGTGGTAGGCTACGTGACGTCATTCCACATCCTCACCCTAACCATCTCAACTAGTTTGCATTGAAGGTGTACACTAATGAATGACTGATTTCAATCtctgattaaaaaatatacatacatataaaatggcaccaatttacatttacatttaggacatctagcagacgcttttatccaaagtgacttacaataagtacatttgtcaaacaatatattgctttcagtacagtaaagatgttcatagagccaagtgcaagtactaacaatcgctaggctaacccactCCCTGTGTACAGCAATGcaagcagctactgcagatgtgACGCAATTATGTACTATGAATACCGGTAAGTGCATTGAagattaagtgcgtacaataagtgtgtacattatgtAGTACAATGGTATTCTTAAGTTGTTAACCTGTGAAAAACGTCCCTTCAATATTCACTTCTTGCATATTGTTCACATTGATAGAACAGCTCTTCAGAGAGTAACGATGTATCCTTATATGTTGGTGCTTACACAGTAAACCTGTTCAGAGATGTAAAGTCAGGTCAAAACACTTGCATATCTAAGGGATGCATCTCCTACACACCTACTGAACCGCTCAGGAAAATGTCAACACgtgtgttaatatatatatctctaaGTCAGCTAATAAACTCAACCTTGGAAAGACTCAGTATTATGGGGTGTGGTCTGAACCTAGCCAAGAGGGAAATAGACTCCACCAATTTAATCGGCTTGAAGGAACCGAAGGAAAGCGATACACAAATGAGGTGAGTTTGCAATGAATTTTATGGAACAACATGATTCTGATGCTTAAAAGCACACCTGGATAACCCTTGATAAAACAACCAGAGGTAACGGTCGTCTCTTGTCCATCACTGGCCAAGTGAGATCACTGGGTGTGGTCCTGCAGCCATCTCCTCAGGTGTTGCACCTGCGCTGTGACGCTGCTCCGGGCCGTGCCACCGGGGGCGCTGTACTGCTCCACACTGCTGGTGTAGTCCCACACGGCCGCCACGTCGCGGTCAAACAGGGGGCTGGAGCCAGGGGGGAGAGGTGCTCAGTAAACAGGCCGGAGAAACAACAGTAGTCTCGTAAACCAAAAGACGGCCGGACGTTGTTTGGGACTATCCGGTGTGTGGACGAGTCACCTTATAGCGGCGAGGTCCTCCACAGTCAGCTGGTTCAGAGGGACGTTCTTAGACTCTGCCTGGAAGACGGCTCTTCCAGAGAGTCCGTGGGCCTCTCTGAAGGGCAGCTGGAACACAACAGGGGGCACCGTGAGCTAAACCAGGCCTCCCTCACACGCTCCTTTCCCACAAGGCCCCTGTTCTACACCACGCGGACGGAGCAGCTCCTCCTGACCGGACATGGTGGACAGCTGTAGACTAACTGGGGGGGTCAAGGAAAACTAGGGCACTTTAAAACCTGGACCCCGTTTTACGATCATTTGGCGTCTAAGGGACTAATGCAGGTAACCATTGTTGAAATTGGTCCAGTATTGAGTAACGCTGCAATCTTTTGGGGTAACTGCACCGTGTCAAAAAAGGGATCTTAAAGTGCTTGATTGGCCACTGAATGGCTTAGACTAtattctcagattatgaaagaAATCTCACGAGTCTCGTGAGGGTTGAGTTGTTGcaggaagagaagggaggaaaggTGAGTGAGAgccggagagaggagagtttgTTGTGTTGGATTACAGAAAAGCGTAGCTTAGTGTTATCTAAATGAATGAACATTTGATCGAGTCTAAAGCCTTCGCAATCTCACCCCAGCCCATTAAACTCACCCCCACTCCACTCTACCCCACTCACCCCCCATGGCTCTGGCCATAACACTGTAGCACGTAAGCAAAGCGCTGTTATTCATAAGGAAAaagcagagagggagaatggACCTACTCATAGAGACACTGCATGTTTAATGTTCTTAAACAGCAACACTTTACAGTTGACTTGGTTAGCTTTGGCTGATGGTTCTCACTACCCCAAAGTTCACTTTTGGCGCAGACGTTAATAGAGTCCCTCTGAGAGGCTTACTTGCTACGGGCCGGTCGGTAGGAccacaacatcaacatcaacaacaacaaactgacCTTGAGAGTGGACATCACTCCCGTGGTCACCCGAAGGGCCCCGTGAAGGGTGTCAAAGCAGTCAAACATGGCCTACTTGTCCTCCTGAGGGCCACAACACAGCATCACAGCCTCATTGTTACAGCCATCTTGGATCGATCTTGGATCCAACCgctagcgggggggggggagcaccaGACTCCAACAGCAAGCTCTGGACATTCCTGTTCACTCCTGCACATGTGCGTATCTGGAGGTCCTTGTTGTAGGAGCTCGGTAAGCCTTTGATGGTCATCATGAACCctgcacactgagacacacgaTTTAAATGGTGAATGGACAGTAATGTACCCGATTACCAAGGGGGTGGCAAGGTGTGTAGAATTGGGTGGCCTCTAGCAGAACGGACTGGGCAGGAATTGAATATCATATTCATAATTATGTTTAATTAGTGTATAGTTCCGCCTACCACGAAAACGTGGTAGGCCTACCTATATTGAGTCAACTTTCAATGAAAGTGTAAACTAACCCGTTTTAGCAAAAATTCAGACacagatttaaaagaaaaagggtCTTTAAAACCAGGAAGGGGGTGCATGATCTTCCCATTGTTACAACTCATGCAAGCTTTGTGATTCTTTTTTAATACCGTCGTTGTGTATGAGCATTCTATTAAGCGATATTGTACATGAAATCCGTTTGACTTTCTTACCCagataggacacacacacacacacacacacacacacacacacacacacacacacacacacacacacacacacacacacacacacacacacacacacacacacacacacacacacacacacacacacacacacacacacacacacacacacacaccacccactgacccactgatttcagtggtaactcagcaccaacaacaacacctacgacgaccacaatcaaacaatgaggatgcgctcttttattctctttagtgcaggtaatgaaaggttctggaagatggcatatccatgtagcttactaatgaataaaatgcatacaaaaaacgttgacatatgacccactatgttttgctccatatacccaatgttgacatcgtcccagccaaagagtattggtattcattttccaaaataatccataataattataatcaacaatccataataattcaaatcgggttttgttgtgggtacaaaatgaatcttgaAGAAAACTCGTCCTAAGCGTCCCCGGCGAGATTATCGTCTATGATTTGATGACTGATTTGAACGATCAATGATAGTAACCCACCACAAACAAGAAGTCACATAGAAGTCACATATATATAGTACTTAACTTTGCCCTTATCAGATAAAGATTATGTGGCCAAGTGCCTCACTTTAGCGTCCTTCACCCATCCGGCCACAGCATATTGGtaggcatcagtgctcttgaacgctttcaagatatctccactgtatggggaggggatgtggactaaataaatatatatgtcatgaagattgatttgaggcaagcgtactaatggacaaaaaaaaaactagggataacaaataaggatcggagcctaaaatcgataatatctctgtctctctcttacattCAGATGAGCGGTGTGGGCGGCCATACTTGGCGAGATCGGTCGTGCAAATGGCGGCGTTCCAGAAAACGTGACGTAGATTAACCGTATGAATGGGTCTTACACTGCCAAGAACACGACCTGCTTTGCTCCGAATCAGTTCCAGCCTGTCTGCATTCTTCTTCTGTTGCATCAGGCTGCTCCcagtactgcacacacacacacacacacacacacacacacacacacacatacacacacacacacacacacacacattctaaaaCATTCCAATAAGGAACTGAAGAGTTCTGAAACACATTGAGGCCGTCAAACAAAGCAGTAGCCACACCTGTATGCGTCAGCGAGAGCGATGAAGGAGAACTCCTTGGTGCTGTAGAGCAGCAGGTCCCCCGCCATCTTGCTGAGGTGAGTGAGACACAGCGACGCCCAGAAGAGAAACTCAGCTAAATGGGGAGCAGAAACACAACAGGGTTTCCAGGTTGCCAGTCCAGGTGCTGGTGGTTCTCAGGTGAGTTGCTAAATGAGTTACCGACGAAATCCCTCTGGCCCGTGGCGTCCATGCTGTTGATGCTGATGCCGTCAAACTCCAACTCTACATTCACATGGAGAAGCAACATTAATAAATCGTATGCTGCATCATCTTAACGAAGTACATTGCATTGTCTTAATTCTTCACAATTGGCACAAAATGTtttaaatgatcatttaaaaaaatactccATCAACACTAGATTTCTAGATTAAAAATTACAGCCCAGACCGTCTACTGATGAATTTTAGCCGCTAAAAGGTTTGACGCAACACATTTAGTCCATCAATCAGCTGAATGAAACACTGAATGCTGAATGTGTTTTATGATGGCCGTTTCTCCATACGTGCTTCCAGAGACTAAGATGTAGTGTATCCCCCCCCAGTGGTCCCACCGAGCTGAACCCGAGCCCAAAGGAACGGGGCCATGACAAGGGAAAGTCTTTCTATTTCACACATACTAATACTAATCTTGAAAATAGTCCCTATTTCATTATGCTCATCTTTACGCAGCAGCTCTCTGTCAATATTGAAAGGGGTTCCGGCGATCGCACCGCTGAAAACAACAGACGAGAACCATCAGCTTcatagaggaagagagcggCCACAGGGCGGGCATAAGGTGGGAGAAACCACCCCACTCAGCAGGGGGGCTACCTGCCAAGAGGAAGTACGTTGGTCCGGGACCGGATCTCCTGAAGACGCTCTACATCTCTGCTGACGGCCACGGCATGGCTGGAGAGGACGACAACCAGGAGGACTAGGTGAGAAGACTTGTGTTTCAGAAAGAGGACAACCCTACCAAAGGGTTAGATTGGTGAACACACTAAACCCTGACCCCCCAAAACCTCTTTACCACACCCTATACCATGTGTCCGGCATTTCGGGGAAGTAGGCTACACTTATACAAAGAGCAGAGGGATTAAACTAGCAACCAGTTGGTCAGACCTCCACTTTTTGGCTACTGCTGTTACAGTGCCACTTCTGCCAGCCAGAAGTCAGAAAAGTTGGTTGTGATCTCCTCAGTGCATCCATCTTTTCCCCAATGACGTAGAGCTCAGCGAATGGTTGAGCGGCAGTGCAGAGTCTCGCCTCCCGCTGGGGTGGAGTCTCCAGGTGTTAGATCAGAGATAAGGTTGCCGCGAAGCAACCGTCATCACTCCACTCGGTGGCTGAGCAGTGAGCACATCTTTATTCTCAGCAGCAGGAACTTCATCAAGCTTTCGGACCGATTGGAGCGCTCTCTAAAGGTAAAGTGTTTATTTGATAGATAATCTATCACTTTATTCATTGCGCTGCGGAaggaaaatgttttatttgattcgtAAAATCCAACAGCTATTCTACTAATATACTGTAGCCATACATGAGCAGGTTCCATAATCTTCTAAATACTTTTGATTCTCTATACCTTCGTTATATCTACAAAGCTTAATGTGTTGATTGTTGCTTCTTCACAAATAAAGTGAAGAAAAGTGTCGTTAAGTACCTTTAGATTCTCTCGTCACATAGACTACACTAGAGCCCTTTAGATAGAGGGTTGTGACATCTCTGTCCTCTCACCGTTTAATTTTAAGGTGCAGCTCTCTCCATAGTTCCCGGAAGTTagcaacacgcacgcacgcacgcacgcgcgcacacacacacacacacacacacactcaaatctaTGCTTCTACATTTACCTCAGTACCCATCGGCTCCACATGATGAGCTGTGCTCTTTGCATGTGGGTGTATCCAGTATACAGGACATCTATTTGCACAGGTGCAGAGTCCCGCCTCCCGCTGGGGTGGAGTATCCAGTTGTTCAACCTGAGGTAACCTCGCCTGCGAACGGAACCGTCATCACTCCACTCGGTGGCTGAGCAGTGAGCAGCACATCTTTGTTCTCTACAGCAGGAACTTCATCAAGCTTCTAGACCGAGCGCTCTCTGAAGGTATAGGGtttatttgatatattattGATCACCTTTTTCATTGTGCTGCAAAAGGAATTCGTCTTAAAACTTTTTGGAGACCTTCTTACTggttatgtatatttttattacacagctcttctTAAAGCTGCGGAAGGCTCCGTTCACTTGGGCCTTCCCAACTTCCGACGGTCAATAATTTTTTGATAATTGACCGTTGGTGAGCATATGACCAGTGCCAACAAGGAAAGTTGGTTTTGATgatttttgcctctgaattcaAATCTTTCATATAAGTCTGCAAGTAGTCCTATCatccccagcgtattcggttgctaagcgacgtcaacgtctttggcgaaCTATTAATCCGCTGATCGACACTTAGAATGGTAACTAATAAATTGTagaaagacacactgtgtgaattCATTTTTTCGTTCTGTCCGGTATTGTCCAGTTCGCCCTGTCGGGTCTTATGGTGTGATCCAAATGCTTCGGACACCTTCCAGTCTTCCGTAgttctttgtgattgtgtcatgaaattggctagtaatgaacacacaatatataatatCCCGTATTGAATGCATGAACATGTTATATCAACACAATTTACATCATTTATCTAATACTTGAACATGATATATGGACACAATATTATGAACAACCCTTGAGCATATTGATTCTTG contains:
- the LOC130386014 gene encoding argininosuccinate lyase-like yields the protein MLLLHVNVELEFDGISINSMDATGQRDFVAEFLFWASLCLTHLSKMAGDLLLYSTKEFSFIALADAYSTGSSLMQQKKNADRLELIRSKAGRVLGSCAGFMMTIKGLPSSYNKDLQIRTCAGVNRNVQSLLLESGAPPPPLAVGSKIDPRWLFDCFDTLHGALRVTTGVMSTLKLPFREAHGLSGRAVFQAESKNVPLNQLTVEDLAAISPLFDRDVAAVWDYTSSVEQYSAPGGTARSSVTAQVQHLRRWLQDHTQ